In Homo sapiens chromosome 11, GRCh38.p14 Primary Assembly, one DNA window encodes the following:
- the TRIM64C gene encoding tripartite motif-containing protein 64C yields the protein MDSDTLRVFQNELICCICVNYFIDPVTTDCVHSFCRPCLCLCSEEGRAPMRCPLCRKISEKPNFNTNVALKKLASLARQTRPQNINSSDNICVLHEETKELFCEADKRLLCGPCSESPEHMAHSHSPIGWAAEECRVQKLIKEMDYLWKINQETQNNLNQETSKFCSLVDYVSLRKVIITIQYQKMHIFLDEEEQRHLQALEREAKELFQQLQDSQVRMTQHLEGMKDMYRELWETYHMPDVELLQDVGNISARTDLAQMPKPQPVNPELTSWCITGVLDMLNNFRVDNALSTEMTPCYISLSEDVRRVIFGDDHRSAPMDPQGVESFAVWCAQAFTSGKHYWEVDVTHSSNWILGVCRDSRTADTNIVIDSDKTFFSISSKTSNHYSLSTNSPPLIQYVQRPLGWVGVFLDYDNGSVSFFDVSKGSLIYGFPPSSFSSPLRPFFCFGCT from the exons ATGGATTCAGACACCCTGCGAGTCTTCCAGAATGAGCTCATTTGCTGCATTTGCGTGAACTACTTCATAGACCCGGTCACCACTGACTGTGTGCACAGCTTTTGcaggccctgcctctgcctctgctcaGAAGAAGGCAGAGCACCAATGCGCTGCCCTTTGTGCAGAAAAATCTCAGAGAAGCCCAACTTCAACACCAATGTGGCACTCAAAAAGCTGGCTTCCCTAGCCAGACAGACCAGACCTCAGAACATCAACAGCTCAGACAATATCTGTGTGCTCCATGAGGAGACTAAGGAGCTCTTCTGTGAGGCTGACAAGAGATTGCTCTGTGGGCCCTGCTCTGAGTCACCAGAGCACATGGCTCACAGCCACAGCCCAATAGGATGGGCTGCTGAGGAATGCAGGGTAC AGAAACTTATAAAGGAAATGGACTATTTATGGAAAATCAATCAAGAGACACAAAACAATCTAAATCAGGAAACTAGCAAATTTTGTTCATTAGTG GACTATGTGTCATTAAGGAAGGTGATAATCACTATTCAGTATCAAAAGATGCATATATTTCTCGATGAGGAGGAGCAACGGCATCTGCAGGCACTGGAAAGAGAAGCAAAAGAGCTTTTCCAACAACTACAAGACAGTCAAGTGAGAATGACCCAACATTTAGAAGGGATGAAAGACATGTACAGAGAGCTGTGGGAGACATACCACATGCCTGACGTGGAGCTGCTCCAG gaTGTGGGAAATATATCGGCAAG aactGATTTGGCACAGATGCCAAAGCCCCAGCCAGTGAACCCAGAGCTCACTTCATGGTGCATAACTGGAGTCCTAGACATGCTCAACAACTTCAGAG TGGATAATGCTCTGAGTACAGAAATGACTCCTTGCTATATAAGCCTTTCTGAGGATGTGAGACGTGTGATATTTGGAGATGACCATCGCAGTGCACCCATGGATCCCCAAGGAGTGGAGAGCTTTGCTGTGTGGTGTGCGCAAGCATTCACCTCCGGCAAGCATTACTGGGAAGTGGATGTGACCCACTCCTCCAACTGGATTCTGGGAGTCTGTCGAGATTCTAGGACAGCAGATACCAATATAGTTATTGATTctgacaaaacatttttttcaatttcttcaaaGACGAGCAATCACTATAGTCTCTCCACCAATTCTCCACCTTTAATCCAGTATGTGCAAAGGCCTCTGGGTTGGGTTGGGGTGTTTCTGGATTATGATAATGGATCTGTGAGTTTTTTTGATGTTTCTAAAGGTTCTCTTATCTAtggttttcctccttcctccttctcttcccctctgAGGCCTTTCTTTTGCTTTGGTTGTACATGA